Genomic window (Lycium barbarum isolate Lr01 chromosome 2, ASM1917538v2, whole genome shotgun sequence):
caacttttagcttaaaacgacagCAACAAATTGTTCTATACTTtacccttcacgagcctcgggattcgagacctcgaacttgctcgattctccactttctctctctaactcccctcactctctctctctctaccatgTTCTGGAccttttggtatgaaaatgaggaatataagggttaaaacctcccttaaatagcaagggaagtgggcctgacccgaattggagtTGGGTTGGGCCGAGGCCACTGCCCAGTTTGACCTTTCCACCTTAAAACGTCTATAAcattttatccctatgtcgtatgaaggcccacaacctatggttggaaatttatttaaattatctacaactttcatttttggagTTTTCAAAAATTctcaaataatgatggggttatggactccggaagtcagatcacccgaaaacgtaacttaaaaacatctttttggagggcttacacttggatttggctcaagggtccttcttgagttgtgtttaacttcacatatattgttcatataacttgtcatatgtcctttataaaaaacccatcatgtgggccccacctcagcttacggttacgagggctacatatcttttaacgtatcattccaatcatattgtacaaattccaaatatcatactcatgctatcctcatgctaatacagtagaatttcatcctttatacttgtaatatttgctcctccttaagctcacattaagccgtctgccgccttagtaacgcgaaattttcttgGGTGTAACACCCCAGCCCCGTGCCTTTTACGTTGGACGTCCCATCCGTGTAGAGTGTCCAAGCTCAAGACATATCCCCCTGAACTAGATAAGCTTCCTTCCGAGCCTGGGGGGCCATACCTGGACTAAAATCTGCCACAAATTCAGCCAAGATTTGGGACTTGATTGCAGTGCGAGGCCTATACTCAATATCGAATTTGCTCAACTCGACCGCCCACTTTGCCAATCGCCTTGAAAGTTCGGGCTTGTGGGTTACTACGTCCGATGGAATACCTGTAATATCCTTATGAGAGCAAGCAAAAAAATCATTATTATCTCTTAAGTAAGCAAGTATTATCtccctgagctccggggttaaccccgtgcctaggtatatgtcacgacccgactaagggccgcgacgagcacccggtgctagcccacccgggcaccccttagcgtatATTTACacttacgtctaggtgagccacatatttaaacatacattcctattcatcaatcatacgagtcccattggacaatgatacctttatatcatcattggcatttatgccataCCAATGTACatcagccgacaaggctacaaaatgatatacaaaatataggtcgacaaggacaaacatatctaaccatatacacatgtctacgagcctctaaggagagtatgtcatatcatatatgcgggacaggaccctgctatgcccataattatgtacacaaaagaataagtacccaaaagctatagctccgaatgaaatggagctccgctatgtagtccctgagaatgtagctatggatcaggtctgtctccctgggcacctgcgggcatgacgcagcgtccacaaataaaaggacgtcagtacgaagaatgtacagagtatgtaaagcatgatcaatatcaatatagaagcgtaataagcaacataagaaatagcataagataggagatagtcgtatcatcgtcatgagcacttacttgcttctcatagggaccttccatttctaacgcgtattcgtgtacatacatccatgtccgtatccgtactcatttacatttcgtatccataatcatattcatatatatattcttattcatattcatatctatatcatatacatatccatagcatatacataacatttacatagcatgcccgaccacgaaggttcggtgtttcatacatacttggccaaccaaggctcaaggttacacaaacctagccctaccaaggcttcagggttatccgtaccatctacagaggtgtgcgcgcgttacgtaattatatacatattctacccggccttataagctcggggtgccataatagtcatacatagatacatatacataatagctcataagcatcgttactattaacatcactatcatcatcgtcatcgctattaccattatagtcgtcatcaatatcattatcattattatcgtccttcattacatctatctttataagcttactcgtcatatgaggaacttagtataatcgtagcatatcaagaatcgtgagcttaatagctcggaagatcgaatcattgaAGGACACCATATActtgtagaagatttagatgattggccaaagaaccatgccttatgaaagaagggttagccttacatacctttctgttcaactatttaccacttgcacgttctccttcaacgctcgcgtttctactttcattaaagtcatactatcattagaaatcgatagctagcatacatgactaaaattagagaaaatcagacagcatctcctttatttatacgacattcctccatagcgtatatcaactcccatacgtcaataatacattcacaatatcataacaatagtcttcattcatccacattatctatatttctcacttcgcttccattcacccatatccatggttataacacacgactacgttcattcacatacattgcctatcccatgttctcaacgtcatttataacatatttatatcacaacacatcaagaatcatgactcaattcaaactattactcaaaatggtactattccacattcatgacccattttttctatacccttctacaatctaagtatttcaaccctcaaataccttaaacaacatagaaataccataaatcttaccttagatgtttcaggaacaagccttggttggtaatacttcacttgagcaaaaaccctagttcatctccaatgagatttcttgacttgaatgacctctaatgggttttcttacgcttgattcacttagtttatgttgttgatcactaatagcTCTTCAAttcttgtgtaataaatgtagagagatgttttagagagaaggggtgtgatgtggaagtgaaatgaaatgaaactttaatcctttatttaatgaaccattcagtccccgaccaggtatacggaccaacatacggtccgtacattttatacgggccatatgtttggccgtatgtttggtccagagaaatGTGCCATCCTGGGCTGATTATGCggtcctaacatacggaccgtatattttatacggccagtatgtttggctgtataatccccagtgttccgaagtccgttttcgtcgactcgtttgatccccaatccttatggaaccttcttagcacttgcttaacacctcaataccaatataatggatgttatcactcttctccaagacatcattaaatccttattaactcgttactcgtaattcctttccgacacctatcgtatgtcttgccttctcttggccaaatttcttcccctatctcaaacatctttgaaatcttaactagggccatcgaatgtcatttcttacctattgaaataccatatcctcgtactcttcactagtctattcacttgagcatcaacggaaaattttccgaggtgtaacagtataccTTTCGTTCCGAATGTAATGTTATCTGTTCCAGCTCCTCGGCTGTGGATTTGGTAGGGTCTGAATCATCCGGCGGCTAGAAATACCTTGGGACCCCATAATCATCTTCAACCTCCTCGGGCCTCATATCGTTTTTGCTATCTGTTGGCGCTTGTTGATATGCATCCAATGCGGGAATCGGGCTCTGTAATTGATATAAGGTAGGTTTGCTTGGGCTTTCCACTGCTGCGGGCTCCTCCACAATGAACATATCCCTTGTCGTATCCTCCCCCCGAATCTGCCTGTTCCCGTCTGGAGTAGGAAATTTGAGCAGCAAATGAAGCGTCGAGGGGACAACATTCATATCGTGGAGCCAGGACCTCCCGAAAATAGCATTGTACTGTATATCGCCTCCAATCACATAAAACTTTGTATACTTTGTGACCCCGCCAGCTTCTA
Coding sequences:
- the LOC132628676 gene encoding uncharacterized protein LOC132628676, with the translated sequence MNISVTPKKRTRKLPDDVTITFFDEDAVGVILPYNDALIMTVLIGSCQVKRIMVDSRSSGNILRWKVVEEIGLLEKMILAARTLSRFSMASETTKGEIDLPVEAGGVTKYTKFYVIGGDIQYNAIFGRSWLHDMNVVPSTLHLLLKFPTPDGNRQIRGEDTTRDMFIVEEPAAVESPSKPTLYQLQSPIPALDAYQQAPTDSKNDMRPEEVEDDYGVPRYF